The Blastomonas fulva genome contains a region encoding:
- a CDS encoding IS91 family transposase, translated as MRTSIEVADIFRVAGPGYRIAHAGHLSLHQLKIMSAVEHCRTATMGGHVEACTDCGHWRIAYNSCRNRHCPKCQGAAARTWLAEREADLLPVGYFHVVFTLPAQVSAIAFHNKALLYDLLFKAASQTMLTIAADPRHLGARIGITAVLHTWGSALTHHPHVHMIVPGGGIARDGERWISARPAFLLPVRVLGALFRRLFLTRLIALHDAGKLGFFGSLAHLAERRAFLRHLSPVRRKRWVVYAKPPFAGPEAVLAYLARYTHRVAISNSRILRFDSEGVTFRYKDYRRNGAQRQQDMTLGADEFIRRFLLHNLPRGFHRIRHYGLLAGATRKAHLEHARRLLAVAPPAIDDTAVDPPDHRPPCPCCGGSMVIIETFERRYQPRAPPHPVNASGRTSS; from the coding sequence GTGCGCACCTCCATAGAGGTGGCCGACATCTTCCGCGTTGCAGGGCCTGGCTATCGCATTGCCCATGCCGGGCATCTGAGCCTGCACCAGCTCAAGATCATGTCGGCCGTCGAGCATTGCCGCACCGCTACAATGGGCGGTCACGTCGAAGCCTGCACAGACTGCGGGCATTGGCGGATCGCCTATAACAGCTGTCGCAACCGGCATTGCCCCAAGTGCCAGGGAGCAGCCGCGCGTACCTGGCTGGCCGAGCGCGAGGCCGACCTGTTGCCGGTGGGCTATTTCCACGTCGTGTTCACGCTCCCGGCACAGGTCAGCGCCATTGCGTTCCACAACAAGGCGCTGCTCTATGACCTGCTGTTCAAGGCCGCCTCCCAGACGATGCTGACCATCGCCGCCGACCCCAGGCATCTGGGCGCACGTATCGGCATTACCGCTGTACTCCACACCTGGGGCTCGGCGCTTACCCATCATCCGCATGTCCATATGATCGTGCCCGGCGGCGGTATCGCGCGTGATGGCGAGCGCTGGATATCTGCGCGCCCGGCCTTTCTTCTGCCCGTCCGTGTCCTGGGCGCCCTGTTCCGCCGCCTGTTCCTCACGCGGCTGATCGCGCTCCACGATGCCGGCAAGCTCGGGTTCTTCGGCAGCCTGGCGCATCTCGCCGAGCGGCGGGCCTTTCTGCGTCATCTGTCACCGGTCCGCAGAAAGCGCTGGGTGGTCTATGCCAAGCCGCCCTTTGCAGGACCTGAGGCGGTGCTCGCCTATCTGGCGCGCTATACCCACCGCGTCGCCATCTCGAACAGCCGCATCCTCCGCTTCGACAGTGAAGGCGTCACGTTCCGCTACAAGGATTATCGCCGCAATGGCGCGCAGCGCCAGCAGGACATGACCTTAGGCGCCGACGAGTTCATCCGTCGCTTCCTGCTGCACAACCTGCCACGCGGGTTCCACCGGATACGCCATTACGGGCTGCTGGCCGGTGCGACCCGCAAGGCCCATCTCGAACACGCCCGCCGACTGCTGGCGGTTGCGCCACCTGCCATCGATGACACGGCTGTCGATCCGCCGGACCATCGGCCACCGTGCCCGTGCTGCGGTGGCAGCATGGTCATCATCGAGACTTTCGAGCGCAGATATCAGCCGCGCGCACCACCGCATCCTGTCAACGCATCCGGGAGAACATCGTCGTGA
- the nusB gene encoding transcription antitermination factor NusB encodes MNPKSQSRSAARLAAVQALYQHTMEETPIAQLLHEFHMHRLGAEIEDDQYADADVDFFDDIVQGTTARLVEIDGLIEAKLASGWSLTRLDRTLHQILRAGAYELLARRDVPVGSVINEYLDVAHAFFDAKDTRFANGLLDAIAKDVRA; translated from the coding sequence ATGAACCCGAAATCCCAATCCCGTTCCGCCGCGCGGCTTGCCGCGGTCCAGGCGCTGTACCAGCACACGATGGAGGAAACGCCCATCGCGCAGCTGCTGCACGAATTCCACATGCACCGGCTGGGCGCGGAAATCGAAGACGATCAGTATGCCGATGCGGATGTCGATTTCTTCGACGACATCGTGCAGGGCACCACCGCGCGGCTGGTCGAGATCGACGGGCTGATCGAGGCCAAGCTCGCCAGCGGCTGGTCGCTGACCCGGCTCGACCGCACGCTGCACCAGATCCTGCGCGCGGGCGCCTATGAGCTGCTCGCGCGGCGCGACGTGCCGGTGGGTAGCGTGATCAACGAATATCTCGATGTCGCGCACGCGTTCTTCGATGCCAAGGACACGCGCTTTGCCAACGGGCTGCTCGACGCGATCGCCAAAGATGTGCGGGCTTAA
- a CDS encoding GNAT family N-acetyltransferase: MAASTPATADAGAVRLTMLDPAALDAAFLRSWRLLADAASEPNVFHAPEFLVPAIAHCDALRRAQIAALHVDGQLCGLMPIAREKHYGRWPVPHSQNWRHPNCFLGTPLVRPGHESAFWQAILADLDRDPGAGLFLHLYGIATDGPVFAALEQVCARQKRACAIALAEERAMLATTLDGQTYYEQVVRKKKRKELARLRNRLTELGTVETVQGCDTEGLNAWLDEFLALEQSGWKGRNGSALADMAETLALFREAARAAHQAGRLHLIAMRLDGQAIAMLVNFLSPPGGFSFKTAFAEDYARFSPGVLLQIDNLDILKDYGLAWMDSCAAEGHPMIDSLWAERRHVARVSVALKGYGRPALFGLFRQGERFMDRRRAAAAGDPKPSHSVENDDD, encoded by the coding sequence ATGGCCGCATCGACACCCGCCACGGCGGATGCAGGCGCGGTGCGTCTGACGATGCTCGACCCTGCCGCGCTGGATGCGGCGTTTCTGCGCAGCTGGCGCCTGCTCGCCGATGCAGCCAGCGAGCCCAATGTCTTTCACGCTCCCGAGTTTCTGGTCCCGGCCATCGCGCATTGCGATGCGCTGCGCCGCGCGCAGATCGCCGCGCTGCATGTCGATGGCCAATTGTGCGGCCTGATGCCGATCGCGCGCGAGAAGCATTATGGCCGCTGGCCTGTGCCGCACAGCCAGAACTGGCGCCACCCCAACTGCTTCCTCGGCACGCCTCTGGTGCGGCCAGGGCATGAGAGCGCATTCTGGCAGGCAATTCTCGCCGATCTGGACCGCGACCCCGGCGCGGGGCTGTTCCTTCACCTCTATGGCATCGCAACCGACGGTCCGGTGTTTGCCGCGCTGGAGCAAGTGTGCGCGCGGCAGAAACGCGCCTGCGCCATCGCGCTGGCCGAGGAGCGCGCGATGCTGGCGACCACGCTGGACGGACAGACCTATTACGAGCAGGTGGTGCGCAAGAAGAAGCGCAAGGAGCTCGCGCGGTTGCGCAACCGGCTGACAGAGCTGGGCACGGTCGAGACCGTCCAGGGCTGCGATACCGAAGGTCTCAACGCCTGGCTGGACGAATTCCTGGCGCTGGAGCAATCGGGCTGGAAAGGCCGCAACGGCTCGGCGCTCGCCGACATGGCGGAGACTCTCGCGCTGTTTCGCGAGGCGGCGCGTGCCGCGCATCAAGCCGGACGGCTGCACCTCATTGCGATGCGGCTCGACGGGCAAGCGATCGCGATGCTGGTCAATTTCCTCAGCCCGCCGGGCGGCTTTTCGTTCAAGACCGCCTTTGCCGAGGACTATGCCCGCTTCTCGCCCGGGGTGCTGCTGCAGATCGACAATCTCGACATCCTCAAGGACTATGGCCTCGCCTGGATGGACAGTTGCGCTGCCGAGGGCCATCCCATGATCGACAGCCTATGGGCCGAACGCCGCCATGTCGCGCGGGTGTCGGTGGCGCTCAAGGGCTATGGCCGCCCTGCCCTGTTCGGCCTGTTCCGCCAGGGCGAACGTTTCATGGACCGCCGCCGCGCCGCCGCCGCGGGCGATCCCAAGCCTTCCCATTCCGTGGAGAATGATGATGACTGA
- a CDS encoding DUF2332 domain-containing protein, protein MERRDEIERKIGEQADHAAANDAPATAAVCRALIALARGGTACGARIANWPGDVLADAMPLRLAGGLHHLFRKGEAPELGAVYAREVHAQDSVDAIVADVVARHDAELLSWFDGPPQTNEAGRSSSFVAALHWLASRTTGVFELNEIGSSAGMNLLIDRYGYDLGGVACGPAGAPCTIRPDWQGPPPPAMPFKIANVRGCDIQPVDVRDNAAADRLIAYIWPEAHARFERMEAGIAMIRERQVDLVQADAADWIAARLAEPQEAGVTRVLMHSIVWQYIPAERQAMIERAMAEAGAAATAERPLAWIALETNRATFRHELKVRYWPGGGEPHLLGEAQAHGAWVRWMG, encoded by the coding sequence ATGGAGCGGCGCGACGAAATCGAACGGAAGATCGGCGAACAAGCCGATCATGCGGCGGCTAACGACGCGCCCGCGACGGCGGCGGTCTGCCGCGCACTGATCGCTCTGGCGCGGGGCGGCACTGCCTGCGGTGCGCGGATTGCGAACTGGCCAGGCGATGTGCTCGCCGATGCGATGCCGCTGCGGCTGGCGGGCGGGCTGCACCATCTGTTCCGCAAGGGGGAGGCCCCCGAACTGGGGGCGGTCTACGCCCGGGAGGTCCACGCGCAGGACTCGGTGGACGCCATCGTCGCCGATGTCGTCGCTCGGCACGATGCCGAACTGCTATCGTGGTTCGATGGCCCGCCGCAGACCAACGAGGCGGGGCGCTCGTCGAGCTTCGTCGCCGCGCTGCACTGGCTGGCGAGCCGCACGACAGGGGTGTTCGAACTCAACGAAATCGGGTCGAGCGCGGGAATGAACCTGCTGATCGACCGCTATGGCTATGATCTGGGCGGCGTCGCCTGCGGGCCTGCAGGCGCGCCCTGCACGATCCGCCCCGACTGGCAGGGCCCGCCGCCACCTGCGATGCCTTTCAAGATCGCCAACGTGCGCGGCTGCGACATCCAGCCGGTCGACGTGCGCGACAATGCCGCCGCCGACCGGCTGATCGCCTATATCTGGCCCGAGGCGCACGCGCGGTTCGAACGCATGGAGGCAGGCATCGCGATGATCCGCGAACGCCAGGTCGATCTGGTCCAGGCCGACGCCGCCGACTGGATTGCGGCGCGGTTGGCCGAACCGCAGGAGGCCGGGGTGACGCGGGTGCTGATGCACTCGATCGTCTGGCAGTACATCCCCGCCGAGCGGCAGGCGATGATCGAACGCGCGATGGCCGAAGCCGGCGCCGCGGCGACGGCGGAGCGCCCGCTGGCGTGGATCGCGCTGGAGACAAACCGCGCTACGTTCCGGCATGAATTGAAGGTGCGATACTGGCCAGGTGGCGGCGAACCGCACCTGCTGGGCGAGGCGCAGGCGCATGGCGCGTGGGTGCGGTGGATGGGGTGA
- a CDS encoding tyrosine-type recombinase/integrase: MNELIAIGTVSPLRQRLIEDMNMRRFSRETQRNYIRDVGRFATWLGRSPHTATAEDLRRFQIDQRETGVPVPTMNSIVAALRFFFTHTLDRPDLARKLVRTSHARKIPVVLTQDEVKRLLEATTCLKHQAALSVAYGAGLRVGEVSALKVRDIDSKRMVLRIERGKGGRYRNAMLPEGLLVLLREWWRAGRQQGVLHADSWLFPGRSALLPISTRQLYRVVVEAAEAADITRRVGPHTLRHSFATHLLEDGVDIRVIQALLGHAKLNTTAFYTQVATKTMRAVISPLDRLALTSSTAQVPDG; encoded by the coding sequence ATGAACGAGCTTATAGCGATCGGTACGGTCAGCCCGCTGCGCCAGCGGTTGATCGAGGACATGAACATGCGGCGCTTCAGCCGCGAGACGCAGCGCAACTATATCCGCGATGTTGGACGTTTCGCCACATGGCTGGGACGCTCGCCGCACACGGCAACTGCAGAGGATCTGCGGCGCTTCCAGATCGACCAACGCGAGACCGGCGTTCCGGTGCCGACGATGAACAGCATAGTTGCAGCGCTGCGGTTCTTCTTCACCCACACGCTGGATCGGCCCGATCTGGCGCGCAAGCTGGTGCGCACTTCGCACGCCCGCAAGATCCCCGTGGTGCTGACCCAGGACGAGGTGAAGCGGTTGCTGGAGGCCACGACCTGCCTCAAGCATCAGGCAGCGCTGTCGGTTGCCTATGGCGCGGGACTGCGCGTCGGCGAGGTCTCGGCGCTCAAGGTGCGCGACATCGACAGCAAGCGCATGGTGCTGCGTATCGAGCGTGGCAAGGGTGGCCGATATCGCAACGCCATGCTGCCCGAAGGCCTGCTCGTGCTGCTGCGCGAGTGGTGGCGCGCCGGACGACAACAGGGCGTGTTGCATGCAGACAGCTGGCTTTTCCCAGGCAGAAGCGCGCTGCTGCCGATCAGCACCCGGCAGCTGTATCGCGTCGTCGTCGAGGCAGCCGAGGCAGCGGACATCACAAGGCGGGTCGGCCCGCACACCTTGCGGCACAGCTTCGCCACCCATCTGCTGGAGGACGGGGTCGATATCCGCGTCATCCAGGCGTTGCTGGGCCATGCCAAGCTTAACACCACCGCTTTCTACACACAGGTGGCAACCAAGACGATGCGAGCGGTGATCAGTCCGCTCGACAGGCTGGCCTTGACCTCATCCACCGCGCAGGTGCCCGACGGCTGA
- a CDS encoding cupin-like domain-containing protein, which produces MTDQPHPDHFAGALTGAVFTGDAKARFALCYPETPHVLSHCLLQHPLLDLEALALLGESLPEKSLEYNRGDLPIGIRPEDVPSNGMSIGETIRSIDSANSWCVLKNIEQIPAYRDLLLTLLGELEDVTSGTTGEMLRPEGFIFVSSPGSMTPYHFDPEHNILLQLRGWKTMTVFPAGDPRFAAPEAHEAYHSGGGPRNLPWDDAFALHGTDYRLEPGQAIFVPVMSPHYVRNGDRPSISLSITWRSEWSYAETDAHAMNSVLRRFGLNPSPPRRYPVNNAVKSLGYRVLRKLGLD; this is translated from the coding sequence ATGACTGACCAGCCCCATCCGGACCACTTTGCAGGCGCGCTGACCGGTGCGGTGTTCACCGGCGATGCCAAGGCGCGCTTTGCGCTGTGCTATCCCGAAACCCCGCACGTGCTCAGCCACTGTTTGTTGCAGCACCCGCTGCTCGATCTGGAAGCTTTGGCGCTGCTGGGGGAATCGCTGCCCGAAAAGTCGCTCGAGTACAATCGCGGCGACCTGCCGATCGGCATCCGCCCTGAAGACGTGCCCTCGAACGGTATGAGCATCGGCGAGACGATCCGCAGCATCGACAGCGCCAACAGCTGGTGCGTGCTCAAGAACATAGAGCAGATCCCCGCCTATCGCGATCTGCTGCTGACGCTGCTGGGCGAACTTGAGGACGTCACCAGCGGGACGACCGGTGAGATGCTGCGGCCCGAAGGCTTCATCTTCGTCTCGTCACCCGGATCAATGACCCCCTATCATTTCGATCCCGAGCACAACATCCTGCTGCAGCTGCGTGGCTGGAAGACGATGACCGTGTTCCCCGCAGGCGATCCGCGCTTTGCCGCACCTGAGGCGCATGAGGCGTATCACTCGGGTGGCGGCCCGCGCAACCTGCCGTGGGACGATGCCTTCGCGCTGCACGGCACCGATTACCGGCTGGAGCCCGGCCAGGCTATCTTCGTTCCCGTCATGTCGCCGCATTACGTCCGCAATGGCGACAGGCCCTCGATCTCGCTCTCGATCACCTGGCGATCGGAATGGAGCTATGCCGAAACCGATGCGCACGCGATGAACAGCGTGCTGCGCCGGTTCGGCCTCAACCCTTCCCCGCCGCGGCGCTATCCGGTGAACAACGCGGTCAAGTCGTTAGGCTATCGCGTGCTGCGCAAGCTCGGGCTCGATTGA
- a CDS encoding sodium-translocating pyrophosphatase, with translation MNVVLIAILCGVVAVLYGIITSRQVLSQSPGNARMQEIGAAIQEGAQAYLGRQYRTIAIVGVVVLALVWALLDKFGNPVSAIGFLLGAVLSGVAGYIGMNISVRANMRTAQAASVSLQAGLTLAFRAGAITGMLVAGLGLLATAGYFYYLYAIAGHGLSDPEDRNIVNGLVALAFGASLISIFARLGGGIFTKAADVGADLVGKVEAGIPEDDPRNPAVIADNVGDNVGDCAGMAADLFETYVVTIGVTMVAIALLVAGDDTALLPLVGLPLGICGLCIITSIIGTYFVRLGSSNSIMGAMYKGFAVTAVLSAIGLYFVTDAIIGMGSAYSLKPEEGVITQTFTGMDLYLTMLVGLGVTGLIIWITEYYTGTNYRPVRSIAKASETGHGTNVIQGLAISLEATALPTLLIVVAVIVAHQLAGVVGIAFAATAMLALAGMVVALDAYGPVTDNAGGIAEMAGLDDSVREKTDALDAVGNTTKAVTKGYAIGSAGLAALVLFGAYTTDLKEFFPDVPVDFSLSNPYVIVGLLLGALLPYLFGAMGMTAVGRAAGAVVEEVREQFRTNPGIMLGTSKPDYARTVDLVTKAAIKEMIIPSLLPVLAPIVVYYVITAVAGQANGFAALGALLLGVIVSGLFVALSMTSGGGAWDNAKKYIEDGHHGGKGSDAHKAAVTGDTVGDPYKDTAGPAVNPMIKITNIVALLLLAALAAG, from the coding sequence ATGAATGTTGTTTTGATAGCCATCCTGTGTGGGGTGGTTGCAGTTCTGTACGGTATCATCACCAGCCGCCAGGTCCTCAGCCAGTCACCTGGCAACGCAAGAATGCAGGAAATCGGCGCCGCCATCCAGGAAGGCGCACAGGCCTATCTCGGCCGCCAGTATCGCACCATCGCCATCGTCGGGGTCGTCGTGCTCGCGCTCGTCTGGGCGCTGCTCGACAAGTTCGGCAATCCTGTCTCCGCCATCGGCTTTCTGCTCGGCGCGGTGCTCTCGGGCGTGGCAGGCTATATCGGCATGAACATCTCGGTCCGCGCCAACATGCGCACCGCGCAAGCCGCCAGCGTCTCGCTGCAGGCCGGCCTCACGCTTGCGTTCCGCGCGGGCGCGATCACCGGCATGCTCGTGGCTGGGCTCGGATTGCTCGCCACTGCAGGCTATTTCTATTATCTCTACGCGATCGCAGGCCATGGTCTGAGCGATCCCGAAGACCGCAACATCGTCAACGGTCTCGTCGCACTCGCTTTCGGCGCCTCGCTGATCTCGATCTTCGCGCGACTGGGCGGCGGCATCTTCACCAAGGCAGCAGACGTCGGCGCCGACCTCGTCGGCAAGGTCGAGGCCGGAATTCCCGAGGATGACCCGCGCAACCCCGCCGTCATCGCCGATAACGTCGGCGACAATGTCGGCGACTGCGCCGGGATGGCCGCCGACCTTTTCGAAACCTATGTCGTCACCATCGGCGTTACCATGGTCGCGATTGCGCTGCTGGTTGCAGGTGACGATACGGCCTTGCTGCCGCTGGTCGGCCTTCCGCTCGGCATCTGCGGGCTTTGCATCATCACCTCGATCATCGGCACCTATTTCGTCCGGCTGGGATCGTCCAACTCGATCATGGGCGCGATGTACAAGGGCTTTGCGGTCACCGCAGTGCTCTCGGCCATCGGGCTGTATTTCGTCACCGATGCCATCATCGGCATGGGCAGCGCCTATTCGCTCAAGCCCGAAGAGGGCGTGATCACCCAGACCTTCACCGGCATGGACCTGTATCTCACGATGCTGGTCGGCCTGGGCGTTACCGGGCTGATCATCTGGATCACCGAATACTACACCGGGACCAACTACCGCCCGGTGCGCTCGATCGCCAAGGCATCGGAAACCGGGCACGGCACCAACGTCATCCAGGGTCTGGCGATCAGCCTCGAGGCGACCGCGCTGCCGACGCTGCTGATCGTCGTCGCCGTGATCGTCGCGCATCAACTGGCAGGGGTCGTCGGCATCGCCTTTGCCGCAACCGCGATGCTCGCGCTCGCGGGCATGGTCGTTGCGCTGGACGCTTATGGTCCGGTCACCGACAACGCAGGCGGCATCGCCGAAATGGCGGGGCTGGACGACAGCGTGCGTGAAAAGACCGATGCGCTCGATGCAGTGGGCAACACCACCAAGGCCGTGACCAAGGGCTATGCCATCGGTTCGGCCGGGCTTGCCGCTCTGGTGCTGTTCGGCGCGTACACGACCGACCTCAAGGAGTTCTTCCCTGATGTGCCGGTCGATTTCTCGCTCTCCAACCCGTATGTCATCGTCGGACTGCTGCTGGGCGCGTTGCTGCCCTATCTGTTCGGCGCCATGGGCATGACCGCAGTGGGCCGTGCCGCAGGTGCGGTGGTCGAGGAAGTGCGCGAGCAGTTCCGCACCAATCCCGGCATCATGCTGGGAACCTCGAAGCCCGATTACGCCCGCACGGTCGATCTGGTCACCAAGGCTGCAATCAAGGAGATGATTATCCCGTCGCTGCTTCCGGTGCTCGCACCGATCGTGGTGTACTACGTGATCACCGCCGTGGCAGGCCAGGCCAACGGCTTTGCCGCGCTGGGCGCTCTGCTGCTGGGCGTGATCGTCTCCGGCCTGTTCGTTGCCCTCTCGATGACCTCGGGCGGCGGCGCATGGGACAATGCCAAGAAGTACATCGAGGATGGCCATCATGGCGGCAAGGGATCGGATGCGCACAAGGCGGCGGTCACCGGCGACACCGTGGGCGATCCCTACAAGGACACCGCCGGCCCTGCGGTCAATCCGATGATCAAGATCACCAACATCGTGGCCTTGCTTCTGCTCGCGGCGCTTGCAGCGGGCTGA
- the thiL gene encoding thiamine-phosphate kinase, which yields MTTEPAYIDLLRSIATDPAARRLADDAAVLTIGKQSLVLTKDMLAQGVHFLPDDPPADVAWKLVAANVSDLAAKGATPLACLTGHTLSGDAAWDSAFVQGLGEALDHYGMLLIGGDTISAAAGAPRVLSLTAIGLPSVPVPPSRSGALASDGLFVTGTIGDGWAGLQLLQAGRTEPRSLISAYRRPQARIADGRALAQIAHAMMDVSDGLLIDAARMADASGLGVKIDLAKVPLSEDFVGAFAADQDAALSAATGGDDYQLLFAADGQAHLPVPAVRVGGFAEGSGLTISWNGMPVDLPAKLGWLHG from the coding sequence TTGACCACCGAGCCCGCCTATATCGACCTTCTCCGCAGCATCGCGACCGATCCGGCAGCGCGGAGGCTGGCCGACGATGCAGCGGTGCTGACCATCGGCAAGCAGTCCCTCGTCCTGACCAAGGACATGCTCGCCCAGGGCGTGCATTTCCTCCCCGATGACCCGCCTGCCGATGTCGCGTGGAAGCTGGTCGCGGCGAACGTCTCCGATCTTGCTGCCAAGGGCGCCACCCCGCTGGCCTGCCTCACCGGGCACACGCTCAGCGGTGATGCGGCGTGGGACAGCGCGTTTGTTCAGGGGCTGGGCGAAGCGCTTGACCATTACGGCATGCTGCTGATCGGCGGCGACACGATCAGCGCGGCGGCAGGCGCGCCGCGCGTGCTCTCGCTGACCGCGATCGGGCTGCCCTCGGTGCCGGTGCCGCCCTCGCGGTCCGGAGCGCTGGCAAGCGACGGACTGTTCGTCACCGGCACCATCGGCGATGGCTGGGCCGGGCTGCAACTGCTGCAGGCGGGCAGGACCGAACCCCGCTCGCTGATCAGCGCCTATCGCCGCCCGCAGGCCCGCATCGCCGACGGCCGCGCGCTGGCGCAGATCGCCCACGCGATGATGGACGTGTCCGACGGGCTGCTGATCGATGCCGCGCGGATGGCCGACGCCTCGGGGCTGGGCGTCAAGATCGATCTGGCCAAGGTGCCGCTGTCCGAAGATTTCGTCGGGGCGTTCGCGGCGGACCAGGACGCAGCGCTTTCAGCGGCCACCGGAGGCGATGATTATCAGTTGCTTTTCGCCGCCGATGGACAGGCGCATCTGCCGGTACCGGCCGTGCGTGTCGGAGGCTTTGCCGAGGGCTCGGGCCTCACGATCAGCTGGAACGGAATGCCGGTCGACCTGCCGGCAAAACTTGGTTGGCTGCACGGCTGA
- the hisG gene encoding ATP phosphoribosyltransferase translates to MADTLIFAIPKGRILDDALPVLARVGIEPAAEFHDPKNRSLRFGTNRADMDIIRVRAFDVATFVAHGAAQIGIVGSDVIDEFDYSDLYAPVDLNFGHCRLSVAEPVDEAGERQPRPSHIRVATKYPNITRRHFERQGVQAECVKLNGAMELAPSLGLARQIVDLVESGRTLKDNGLVETEVITQVSARLIVNRAALKKDHARLGPLMSAFRDLAAEQRQAA, encoded by the coding sequence ATGGCCGACACGCTGATCTTTGCAATCCCCAAGGGGCGAATCCTCGACGATGCGCTGCCCGTGCTCGCGCGGGTGGGAATAGAGCCTGCGGCGGAGTTCCACGATCCCAAGAACCGCTCGCTGCGGTTTGGCACCAACCGCGCCGATATGGACATCATCCGCGTGCGCGCGTTCGATGTCGCGACCTTCGTGGCGCATGGGGCAGCGCAGATCGGCATCGTCGGCTCGGACGTGATCGACGAGTTCGATTATTCGGACCTGTACGCCCCGGTGGACCTCAATTTCGGCCATTGCCGCCTGTCGGTGGCAGAGCCCGTCGACGAGGCCGGCGAGCGCCAGCCGCGCCCGTCGCACATCCGCGTCGCGACCAAATACCCCAACATCACCCGCCGCCATTTCGAGCGGCAGGGCGTGCAGGCCGAGTGCGTCAAACTGAACGGCGCGATGGAGCTCGCGCCCTCGCTGGGTCTCGCGCGGCAGATCGTCGATCTGGTGGAATCGGGCCGCACCTTGAAGGACAACGGCCTGGTCGAAACCGAGGTCATCACCCAGGTTTCTGCGCGGCTGATCGTCAACCGCGCCGCGCTCAAGAAGGATCACGCGCGGCTTGGCCCGCTGATGTCCGCGTTCCGCGATCTTGCCGCCGAACAGAGGCAGGCGGCATGA
- the hisD gene encoding histidinol dehydrogenase — MTLRLSTRDTDFAKAFDRLVRGRRESDIEVSRDVTAIIADVKARGDAALIEYTSRFDGHSLPGGGWSIGKDACAAAYAELSDELRTALDLAATRIRAYHEAQLPEDRDYTDAAGVRLGARWTAVDAAGLYVPGGRAAYPSSLLMNAIPAKVAGVERLVVVTPTPKGVINPLVLAAAHLAGVDEIWRIGGAQAVAALAYGTDTIRAVDVITGPGNAWVAEAKRQLYGVVGIDMVAGPSEIVVVADAKNDPEWIAADLLSQSEHDPTSQSILFTDDAGFADIVADVVGVQLASLSTEKVATKAWEDNGAIIVVDSLEDAMPLVNRLAAEHLELAVTDPQALFAKVKHAGSVFLGRLTPEAVGDYVAGPNHVLPTGRRARFSSGLSVLDFMKRTSFIELGREGLQAIGPAAVALAEMEGLPAHADSVRRRLT; from the coding sequence ATGACGCTGCGGCTTTCCACCCGTGACACGGATTTCGCCAAGGCGTTCGACCGGTTGGTGCGCGGACGGCGCGAGAGCGACATCGAGGTCAGCCGCGACGTCACTGCGATCATTGCTGACGTCAAGGCGCGCGGCGATGCGGCGCTGATCGAATACACCTCGCGCTTCGATGGCCACAGCCTGCCAGGCGGCGGCTGGAGCATCGGCAAGGATGCGTGCGCTGCGGCCTATGCAGAGCTGAGCGACGAGCTGCGCACCGCGCTCGATCTCGCCGCTACCCGCATCCGCGCCTATCACGAGGCACAGCTTCCCGAAGACCGCGACTATACCGATGCCGCAGGCGTTCGCCTGGGCGCGCGCTGGACCGCGGTCGATGCGGCCGGACTGTACGTCCCGGGTGGCCGCGCGGCCTATCCGTCCTCGCTGCTGATGAACGCGATCCCCGCCAAGGTGGCAGGGGTCGAGCGGCTGGTGGTGGTGACCCCGACCCCCAAGGGCGTGATCAATCCGCTGGTGCTGGCAGCAGCGCATCTGGCGGGCGTCGACGAAATCTGGCGGATCGGCGGCGCGCAGGCGGTTGCGGCGCTGGCCTATGGCACGGATACGATCCGTGCGGTCGACGTCATCACCGGCCCCGGAAACGCCTGGGTGGCAGAGGCCAAGCGCCAGCTTTATGGCGTGGTCGGCATCGACATGGTCGCAGGCCCGTCCGAGATCGTCGTGGTCGCCGATGCGAAGAACGACCCCGAATGGATCGCAGCCGATCTGCTCAGCCAGTCCGAGCATGACCCGACCAGCCAGTCGATCCTGTTCACCGATGACGCAGGATTTGCCGATATCGTCGCAGATGTGGTCGGCGTGCAATTGGCCTCGCTCTCGACCGAAAAGGTCGCGACGAAGGCGTGGGAAGACAATGGCGCGATCATCGTGGTCGATAGCCTTGAAGACGCGATGCCCTTGGTCAACCGCCTTGCCGCCGAGCATCTCGAGCTTGCGGTCACTGATCCGCAGGCGCTGTTCGCCAAGGTGAAGCACGCCGGATCGGTTTTCCTCGGCCGTCTGACGCCAGAGGCCGTGGGCGATTATGTCGCCGGGCCCAACCATGTGCTTCCCACCGGCCGGCGCGCACGTTTTTCTTCCGGGCTGTCGGTGCTCGATTTCATGAAGCGCACCAGCTTTATCGAGCTTGGCCGCGAAGGCCTGCAGGCGATCGGCCCTGCGGCGGTGGCGCTCGCCGAGATGGAGGGCCTGCCCGCGCATGCCGACAGCGTCCGGCGCCGCCTGACATGA